Proteins from one Ovis aries strain OAR_USU_Benz2616 breed Rambouillet chromosome 12, ARS-UI_Ramb_v3.0, whole genome shotgun sequence genomic window:
- the MASP2 gene encoding mannan-binding lectin serine protease 2 isoform X1, with protein sequence MRLLVFLGLLWGSAAASSGPQWPKPVFGRLASPGFPDQYANNQERRWALTAPPGYRLRLYFTHFQLEPSYLCEYDFVKLSAGTKELATLCGSESTDTERAPGNDTFYSPGSSLDVTFRSDYSNEKPFTGFEAFYSAEDIDECQVPPGEAPTCDHHCHNHLGGFYCSCRVGYILHRNKRTCSALCSSQVFTARSGELSSPEYPQPYPKLSSCTYSIHLEEGFHIILDFVESFDVEMHPETLCPYDSLKIRTDKAEYGPFCGKTLPRRIETKSNTVTITFTTDQSGDHMGWKVRYNSTAQPCPDPLAPPNGRISPVQAKYILKDHFSVFCETGYELLQGNLPLKSFTAVCQKDGSWDRPMPACSIVDCGPPDDLPSGQVEYITAPAVTTYGAVVKYRCNEFYAMTTDDGKYVCEADGFWTSSKREKSLPACEPVCGISTRTTEGRIYGGQNAKLGYFPWQALLLGKTMAAGALLHDNWVLTAAHAVYDQREDAASLQIRMGALKRISPNYTQAWAEAIFIHGSYIHDAGYDNDIALIKLKNKVVINSNIMPICLPRKEAESFMRTNDIGTASGWGLTQRGFLARNLKFVDIPVVDHQKCTAAYEKKSYPEGRVTDNMLCAGLQSGGKDSCRGDSGGALVFLDNETQKWFVGGIVSWGSTNCGEADQYGVYTKVINYIPWIKSIINSNF encoded by the exons ATGAG GCTGCTGGTCTTCCTGGGCCTGCTGTGGGGCTCGGCGGCTGCGTCCTCAGGGCCACAGTGGCCCAAGCCAGTGTTCGGGCGCCTGGCATCACCCGGCTTCCCCGACCAGTACGCCAACAACCAGGAGCGGCGCTGGGCCCTGACGGCGCCCCCCGGCTACCGCCTGCGCCTCTACTTCACCCACTTCCAGCTGGAGCCCTCCTACCTGTGCGAGTATGACTTtgtcaag CTGAGCGCCGGGACCAAGGAGCTGGCCACGCTGTGCGGCTCGGAGAGCACGGACACAGAGCGGGCGCCTGGCAACGACACCTTCTACTCACCGGGCTCCAGCCTGGATGTCACCTTCCGCTCCGACTACTCCAACGAGAAGCCGTTCACGGGCTTCGAGGCCTTCTACTCTGCAGAGG ACATTGACGAGTGCCAGGTGCCCCCAGGAGAGGCCCCCACCTGCGACCACCACTGCCACAACCACCTGGGCGGCTTCTACTGCTCCTGCCGTGTGGGCTATATTCTCCACAGGAACAAGCGCACCTGCTCAG CCCTGTGTTCCAGCCAGGTCTTCACTGCCCGGTCTGGAGAGCTCAGCAGCCCTGAATACCCGCAGCCATACCCCAAACTCTCCAGCTGCACCTACAGCATCCACTTGGAGGAGGGATTCCATATCATCTTGGACTTTGTGGAGTCCTTTGATGTGGAGATGCACCCTGAGACCCTGTGCCCCTACGACTCTCTCAAG ATTCGAACAGACAAGGCAGAATACGGTCCGTTCTGTGGGAAGACATTGCCCCGCAGGATTGAAACCAAGAGCAATACTGTGACCATCACCTTTACCACCGATCAGTCGGGGGACCACATGGGCTGGAAGGTCCGATACAACAGCACAG CTCAGCCTTGCCCTGATCCATTGGCGCCACCTAATGGCCGCATCTCCCCTGTGCAAGCCAAATACATCCTGAAAGACCACTTCTCGGTGTTCTGCGAGACCGGTTATGAACTTCTGCAA GGTAATTTACCCCTGAAATCATTTACTGCGGTCTGTCAGAAAGATGGCTCTTGGGACCGACCGATGCCAGCGTGCAGCA ttgtggactgtggccctcctgACGATCTACCCAGTGGCCAGGTGGAGTACATCACAGCTCCTGCAGTGACCACGTACGGGGCTGTGGTTAAATACCGCTGTAATGAGTTCTACGCAATGACAACCGACGATG GTAAATATGTGTGTGAGGCTGATGGATTCTGGACGAgctccaaaagagaaaaatcactccCAGCCTGTGAGCCTG TGTGTGGAATATCCACCCGTACTACAGAAGGTCGTATATATGGAGGACAAAATGCAAAGCTTGGTTACTTTCCTTGGCAAGCGCTGTTACTAGGTAAAACTATGGCAGCAGGCGCACTTCTGCATGACAACTGGGTCCTCACAGCTGCTCATGCTGTATATGACCAAAGAGAAGACGCTGCCTCCCTACAGATTAGAATGGGTGCCCTGAAGAGAATATCACCTAATTATACACAAGCCTGGGCCGAGGCCATCTTTATACACGGAAGTTACATTCATGATGCCGGTTACGATAACGACATAGCACTGATTAAACTGAAGAACAAAGTTGTAATCAACAGCAACATCATGCCTATTTGTTTGCCAAGAAAAGAAGCGGAATCTTTCATGAGGACAAATGACATTGGAACTGCATCTGGATGGGGATTAACCCAAAGGGGGTTTCTTGCCAGAAATCTAAAGTTTGTTGACATACCAGTTGTTGACCATCAAAAATGTACTGCTGCCTACGAAAAGAAGTCCTATCCAGAGGGAAGGGTAACTGATAACATGCTTTGTGCTGGCTTGCAAAGTGGGGGCAAGGACAGCTGTAGAGGTGACAGTGGGGGGGCGTTGGTGTTTCTAGATAATGAGACCCAGAAGTGGTTTGTGGGAGGAATAGTGTCATGGGGTTCCACTAATTGTGGGGAAGCAGATCAGTATGGGGTCTACACCAAAGTCATAAACTACATTCCCTGGATCAAGAGCATCATTAATAGTAATTTTTAA
- the MASP2 gene encoding mannan-binding lectin serine protease 2 isoform X2 has protein sequence MRLLVFLGLLWGSAAASSGPQWPKPVFGRLASPGFPDQYANNQERRWALTAPPGYRLRLYFTHFQLEPSYLCEYDFVKLSAGTKELATLCGSESTDTERAPGNDTFYSPGSSLDVTFRSDYSNEKPFTGFEAFYSAEDIDECQVPPGEAPTCDHHCHNHLGGFYCSCRVGYILHRNKRTCSALCSSQVFTARSGELSSPEYPQPYPKLSSCTYSIHLEEGFHIILDFVESFDVEMHPETLCPYDSLKIRTDKAEYGPFCGKTLPRRIETKSNTVTITFTTDQSGDHMGWKVRYNSTAQPCPDPLAPPNGRISPVQAKYILKDHFSVFCETGYELLQGNLPLKSFTAVCQKDGSWDRPMPACSIVDCGPPDDLPSGQVEYITAPAVTTYGAVVKYRCNEFYAMTTDDGKYVCEADGFWTSSKREKSLPACEPGNGYIYTRDL, from the exons ATGAG GCTGCTGGTCTTCCTGGGCCTGCTGTGGGGCTCGGCGGCTGCGTCCTCAGGGCCACAGTGGCCCAAGCCAGTGTTCGGGCGCCTGGCATCACCCGGCTTCCCCGACCAGTACGCCAACAACCAGGAGCGGCGCTGGGCCCTGACGGCGCCCCCCGGCTACCGCCTGCGCCTCTACTTCACCCACTTCCAGCTGGAGCCCTCCTACCTGTGCGAGTATGACTTtgtcaag CTGAGCGCCGGGACCAAGGAGCTGGCCACGCTGTGCGGCTCGGAGAGCACGGACACAGAGCGGGCGCCTGGCAACGACACCTTCTACTCACCGGGCTCCAGCCTGGATGTCACCTTCCGCTCCGACTACTCCAACGAGAAGCCGTTCACGGGCTTCGAGGCCTTCTACTCTGCAGAGG ACATTGACGAGTGCCAGGTGCCCCCAGGAGAGGCCCCCACCTGCGACCACCACTGCCACAACCACCTGGGCGGCTTCTACTGCTCCTGCCGTGTGGGCTATATTCTCCACAGGAACAAGCGCACCTGCTCAG CCCTGTGTTCCAGCCAGGTCTTCACTGCCCGGTCTGGAGAGCTCAGCAGCCCTGAATACCCGCAGCCATACCCCAAACTCTCCAGCTGCACCTACAGCATCCACTTGGAGGAGGGATTCCATATCATCTTGGACTTTGTGGAGTCCTTTGATGTGGAGATGCACCCTGAGACCCTGTGCCCCTACGACTCTCTCAAG ATTCGAACAGACAAGGCAGAATACGGTCCGTTCTGTGGGAAGACATTGCCCCGCAGGATTGAAACCAAGAGCAATACTGTGACCATCACCTTTACCACCGATCAGTCGGGGGACCACATGGGCTGGAAGGTCCGATACAACAGCACAG CTCAGCCTTGCCCTGATCCATTGGCGCCACCTAATGGCCGCATCTCCCCTGTGCAAGCCAAATACATCCTGAAAGACCACTTCTCGGTGTTCTGCGAGACCGGTTATGAACTTCTGCAA GGTAATTTACCCCTGAAATCATTTACTGCGGTCTGTCAGAAAGATGGCTCTTGGGACCGACCGATGCCAGCGTGCAGCA ttgtggactgtggccctcctgACGATCTACCCAGTGGCCAGGTGGAGTACATCACAGCTCCTGCAGTGACCACGTACGGGGCTGTGGTTAAATACCGCTGTAATGAGTTCTACGCAATGACAACCGACGATG GTAAATATGTGTGTGAGGCTGATGGATTCTGGACGAgctccaaaagagaaaaatcactccCAGCCTGTGAGCCTGGTAATGGATACATTTATACAAGAGATTTGTAA
- the SRM gene encoding spermidine synthase yields MEPSPDGPAAPGPAAIREGWFRETCSLWPGQALSLQVEQLLHHQRSRYQDILVFRSKSYGNVLVLDGVIQCTERDEFSYQEMIANLPLCSHPNPRKVLIIGGGDGGVLREVVKHSSVESVVQCEIDEDVIQVSKKFLPSMAVGYSSSKLTLHVGDGFEFMKQNQDAFDVIITDSSDPMGPAESLFKESYYQLMKTALKEDGILCCQGECQWLHLDLIKEMRQFCKALFPVVDYAYCTIPTYPSGQIGFMLCSKNPSTNFREPLQLLMQKQVEEMQLKYYNSDVHRAAFVLPEFARKALNDVS; encoded by the exons ATGGAGCCTAGCCCCGACGGCcccgccgcccccggccccgctGCCATCCGCGAGGGCTGGTTCCGCGAGACGTGCAGCCTGTGGCCCGGCCAGGCCCTGTCTCTGCAGGTGGAGCAGCTGCTACACCATCAACGCTCGCGGTACCAGGATATCCTCGTCTTCCGCAG TAAGAGCTACGGGAATGTGCTGGTGTTGGACGGCGTTATCCAGTGCACGGAGAGGGACGAGTTCTCCTACCAGGAGATGATCGCCAACCTGCCCCTCTGCAGTCACCCCAACCCACGCAAG GTGCTGATCATTGGGGGCGGGGACGGAGGTGTCCTGCGGGAGGTGGTCAAGCATTCCTCTGTGGAGTCCGTGGTCCAGTGCGAGATTGACGAG gaTGTCATTCAAGTCTCCAAGAAGTTCCTGCCCAGCATGGCTGTTGGCTACTCCAGCTCAAAGCTGACCCTACACGTGGGTGATGGTTTTGAGTTCATGAAACAGAACCAGGACGCCTTCGACGTCATCATCACTGACTCCTCAGATCCCATGG GTCCTGCTGAGAGCCTCTTCAAGGAGTCCTACTACCAGCTCATGAAGACTGCCCTCAAGGAGGACGGCATTCTCTGCTGCCAGG GTGAGTGCCAGTGGCTGCACCTGGACCTCATCAAGGAGATGCGGCAGTTCTGCAAGGCTCTCTTCCCGGTGGTGGACTACGCCTACTGCACCATCCCCACCTACCCCAGCGGCCAGATCGGCTTCATGCTGTGCAGCAAGAACCCA AGCACCAACTTCCGGGAGCCCTTGCAGCTGCTGATGCAGAAGCAGGTGGAAGAGATGCAGCTGAAATACTACAACTCCGATGTGCACCGGGCAGCCTTCGTCCTGCCTGAATTTGCCCGGAAG GCCCTGAATGATGTGAGCTGA
- the MASP2 gene encoding mannan-binding lectin serine protease 2 isoform X3, with protein sequence MRLLVFLGLLWGSAAASSGPQWPKPVFGRLASPGFPDQYANNQERRWALTAPPGYRLRLYFTHFQLEPSYLCEYDFVKLSAGTKELATLCGSESTDTERAPGNDTFYSPGSSLDVTFRSDYSNEKPFTGFEAFYSAEDIDECQVPPGEAPTCDHHCHNHLGGFYCSCRVGYILHRNKRTCSEQSL encoded by the exons ATGAG GCTGCTGGTCTTCCTGGGCCTGCTGTGGGGCTCGGCGGCTGCGTCCTCAGGGCCACAGTGGCCCAAGCCAGTGTTCGGGCGCCTGGCATCACCCGGCTTCCCCGACCAGTACGCCAACAACCAGGAGCGGCGCTGGGCCCTGACGGCGCCCCCCGGCTACCGCCTGCGCCTCTACTTCACCCACTTCCAGCTGGAGCCCTCCTACCTGTGCGAGTATGACTTtgtcaag CTGAGCGCCGGGACCAAGGAGCTGGCCACGCTGTGCGGCTCGGAGAGCACGGACACAGAGCGGGCGCCTGGCAACGACACCTTCTACTCACCGGGCTCCAGCCTGGATGTCACCTTCCGCTCCGACTACTCCAACGAGAAGCCGTTCACGGGCTTCGAGGCCTTCTACTCTGCAGAGG ACATTGACGAGTGCCAGGTGCCCCCAGGAGAGGCCCCCACCTGCGACCACCACTGCCACAACCACCTGGGCGGCTTCTACTGCTCCTGCCGTGTGGGCTATATTCTCCACAGGAACAAGCGCACCTGCTCAG AGCAGAGCCTCTAG